The Fibrobacter sp. DNA window GTCCTCATCGAGATGGGACGCACCCGCGTCATCTGCAACGCGACCCTCCTCCCGAAGGTTCCCGACTGGCTCGCCGGACGCGGCACCGGATGGATTACCGCCGAATACAGCCTGCTCCCGCAGAGCACGGGCAAGCGCGTGGAACGCGAGCGCAAGGGCGCGAGCGGCCGCACGCAAGAAATCCAGCGTCTGGTGGGCCGCTCGCTGCGCGGCGCAGCCGACCTGGCAGCACTCGGCGAGAACGCAATCGTGGTCGACTGCGACGTGATCGAAGCCGACGGCGGCACGCGTACCGCAAGCATCATCGGCGGCTTCGTGGCCCTTGCGCTCGCACTCAAGAAAATCAAGGAACGCCTCGGCATTACCGCTCAGATCTTAAAGCACGGCATTACCGCCATCTCCGTGGGTGTCGTCGGCGGCAAGCCGCTCTGCGACCTCTGCTATGTGGAAGATTCCGCAGCCGACGTCGACATGAACGTCGTGATGCAGGACGCGGCGAACTTCATCGAAGTGCAGGGAACGGGCGAACATGCGAGCTTCGACCGCAACATGCTCAACACGCTCCTCGACTTGGGCGAGAACGCGTGCAAGGATATTTTCAAGAAGCAGATGGAACTTATCGGCGGCGAACTGCCATAAAATTCAACAGAAACCTGTTCGACCATTCAAGCTTAAACACTCGCGGCCTCCCAAGGGAGGCCGCGTAATTTTTATTCTTCTTCGTTGACAGTCACTTGCGTGCCATCGATGTCCGCGCTGATGCCCGAGCCGCTGGCCCTGATTTCGCTTATCTTGAACGAACCTTCGTGATTGCCATTCTCCAGTTGCGCTTCAAAACGGAGCGTCGTCATGTAATCGAAGAAGGCTTCTTCTATCGTAATAGTAGGACCGAATCCCTGCTGTTTGAAGGAGCGCCAGCTCACGCACTTGATAACCAAATTGCCGACATCGCTCGGTCCGACAAGGGTTGCCTGCGGCAGGTCGTATTCCAGTTCCTTTTCCTTCTCCGGCGACATGCCCATCTTCAGGACTAGCGGAACATCAGACTGAACCATATAGCAGGCGCCACCGGTCCACGTCTTTATCTCGGAGAATCCGCCTTCCTCGTCGACTCGGATTTCCACACCGAATACGGCGACACTATCCTGATCGGACTCGCTCGTCAAAGAATCCATCTTGTACGAAACGTAAATATTTTCGTCTTCGTCAGTCTCAATCTGCACATCCAGCTGATTTTCTTCGACTCCGCTGTTGTAATACGGGCGCCAATAGCGAGCAAGCATCACGTTATGTTCGTCCGGTTCCAACGTAGTAGACGAGTCCGGTACGTACGTGGTGGTGTCCGGAATACCCTGCCAAATTGAACTTGAGCTTTTCACATCCGTTTCAGAAGACAGTTCACTGGACGACGAAATGTTATCCGCCAACGCGTTCGTCTCTTCCGTAGTCCCCGCGACAAAAAAAGTACACGAGGCGACCAAAAACGGAAGCAGGCAAAACAGCAGTCTCAGGCGATCAGGCATCCTCGTCCTCCGGCACAGTCCACGAAAGAGGGAACAACTGCAAATTTAACCTATATACTTGCGTAACTTTCTTCGTTGCGTTTGCAATTGTCACTATTCTGCGCCGAAAAGCTTCGAGTTCCTGCACTATCTGTTCATAGGCGGCTCGGTCAACGCCCATGGTAACACCCGAAATGTTTCTGTCCGACAGCGCAAAATCGTCAATGGCAGCGAGGCCGAACTTCGCCATATCACGATGCATGGAACGGATCGCCACAGGCATGACCTCAGAATCACCTTTCAGAGCCTTATCGGTCTGGGTATACCGGCCTTTCCTGTCCTTCTTCAGGAGACCGGCTTTAGTCATAAAACCTAGAGACTCACGAACATCGCCTGCTGAAACCCCCTGACAGCAGAGTTTCGCGATATCCCCAGGTTTCGCCCCTGGCATAATCGGGGCAAGTTCACGAATAACAGGATTTTTCCAGGTCTCGAAATAAGCAAAGGCGTCTTCGTCGACAATTTTAACCTTGTGCTCCCCAGCAATGCTCTGCATTTCGTCATACGCCTTTTTACGTTCGTAGTCCGTCTTGACATGGGCATACTTGACCATAGTGCGGAAATAATCCACTTCGTAACCCACCAGCCTCATAGCCAATGCGGTCCGTTCCACGCCATCGTTCTTTAGTCTCGTTTTCCCCTCACAAACGAGCTTCAAATACGTCGGCGAAACGAAACCGGCCAGCCGTGCAAATTCACGCCACGTAAACGCGGACGTCCTCTTCCTTTCATCATAGAAGTCCTGCATATAGCGGCGATAATCCACATAGTCGGTTATCGGTTTCATTGTATTATGAATATAACTTATTTTTTCCCGTTTGCCAATATTTCGAGATACAAAAATTGCGTTTTTTGAAAAATTTCGTTGTTTTTTGTTGTAGATTAAAAAATCCGGAAAAACATGATACAAAAACGCTCAAATCCGCACAAAAAACGGCAGCCCATGAAAAAAGCAGCGACAAAAAATCCCGGACCCAAGGCCCGGGAACACGGAAAAAGACGCTTCAGGCGCCCCTTACACCTTCCAATCGCAGAAATTTTTCAGCATGGCGAGGCCCACGTCGCCGCTTTTTTCCTGGTGGAACTGGCTTGCGATCAGGTTATCCTTGCCGATGAGCCCCTGGAATGTCTGGGAGCCGTAGGTCGTTTCGGCAAAAGCGTATTCCGCGGGCACCACCGGATGGTACGAATGCACGTAGTAAAAGTCGCAGCCGCTGCGGATTCCCTTCATAATCGGGTGCTCGCGGGTGAAATTCACCTGGTTCCATCCCATGTGCGGAATCTTGAGGCCGG harbors:
- a CDS encoding TIGR02147 family protein, producing the protein MKPITDYVDYRRYMQDFYDERKRTSAFTWREFARLAGFVSPTYLKLVCEGKTRLKNDGVERTALAMRLVGYEVDYFRTMVKYAHVKTDYERKKAYDEMQSIAGEHKVKIVDEDAFAYFETWKNPVIRELAPIMPGAKPGDIAKLCCQGVSAGDVRESLGFMTKAGLLKKDRKGRYTQTDKALKGDSEVMPVAIRSMHRDMAKFGLAAIDDFALSDRNISGVTMGVDRAAYEQIVQELEAFRRRIVTIANATKKVTQVYRLNLQLFPLSWTVPEDEDA
- the rph gene encoding ribonuclease PH, producing MYERTDRKFNEYRNLKMTTGFISSADGSVLIEMGRTRVICNATLLPKVPDWLAGRGTGWITAEYSLLPQSTGKRVERERKGASGRTQEIQRLVGRSLRGAADLAALGENAIVVDCDVIEADGGTRTASIIGGFVALALALKKIKERLGITAQILKHGITAISVGVVGGKPLCDLCYVEDSAADVDMNVVMQDAANFIEVQGTGEHASFDRNMLNTLLDLGENACKDIFKKQMELIGGELP